One genomic window of Cannabis sativa cultivar Pink pepper isolate KNU-18-1 chromosome 2, ASM2916894v1, whole genome shotgun sequence includes the following:
- the LOC115718753 gene encoding uncharacterized protein LOC115718753, whose amino-acid sequence MAASGTIPTRSIGRLYKWQVSESDGGESARLLVGRPEGGGIRALKQPKVVDSVSCRQMFLRSYTFSRKESFSEKTKKCLGRVLVLFRLKGRGFQDIRRPRKRTNRKATPKHRHEMTPNVGVKEALSKFRRLVLCYSPSRSCIID is encoded by the coding sequence ATGGCAGCCTCCGGTACCATACCAACAAGATCAATAGGGAGGCTGTACAAGTGGCAGGTGTCCGAATCAGACGGTGGCGAATCGGCGAGGCTGCTGGTGGGGCGGCCCGAAGGCGGTGGAATAAGGGCATTGAAGCAGCCTAAGGTGGTGGATAGTGTGTCATGTAGGCAAATGTTTTTGAGGAGTTACACATTTTCCAGGAAAGAAAGTTTTTCTGAGAAAACCAAAAAGTGTCTAGGAAGAGTATTAGTGCTCTTTCGGCTTAAAGGGAGAGGTTTTCAGGACATTAGGAGGCCGAGGAAAAGGACGAATAGGAAGGCGACACCTAAGCACCGCCACGAAATGACGCCTAATGTAGGAGTGAAAGAGGCATTGTCTAAGTTTCGTAGGTTGGTGTTATGTTATTCTCCTTCAAGATCATGTATTATTGATTAA
- the LOC115718917 gene encoding receptor-like protein kinase HERK 1 yields MMGCRVREVELLIWVWLVLCLLCLCIGFTPTDNYLIDCGSSSDTKVGSRVFVSDKSGLKYLSTSQDVLAKTNLKSITSSSDSPLYQTARVFTETSQYTFSVTPNERLWIRLYFFPFVYNSYNLNTAKFAVSTENHVLLNHFSASGASVKEFSVNTTSNSLVITLTPLENSFAFLNAIEVVSVPDLLITDDANTADTRQDFNGLTSLALETVARVNMGGSMVSFDNDTLWRTWVPDQSFLVTKNGVRNVSNIKAVKYTDGLATPDTAPSSVYGTATAMAAENDPHNNYNVTWVFKVEPGFRYFIRFHFCDIVSSSPNSLYFNVYVDSWNVAPNLDLTGAAFNVLATAIYSDFVTLPAPSNNLSVSIGPSTLPDVDPNGILNGLEIMKMSNSKGSLSNSDFSPSGSSSKKNVGLIVGVSVGAFVVVIFALVFFLLCRRRRRMAEQGHSKTWIPLSINGSHTMGSKYSTRTTTSIASNHGYRIPFNALQEATHSFDENWVIGIGGFGKVYKGVLSDGTKVAVKRGNPKSQQGLAEFQTEIEMLSQFRHRHLVSLIGYCDEKNEMILVYEYMENGTLKSHLYGSGLPSLSWKQRLEICIGAARGLHYLHTGYAKAVIHRDVKSANILVDENLMAKVADFGLSKAGPEIDQTHVSTAVKGSFGYLDPEYFRRQQLTEKSDVYSFGVVLFEVLCARPVIDPTLPREMVNLAEWAMKWQTKGQLDQIIDSTLVGKIRPDSLRKFAETAEKCLADYGVDRPSMGDVLWNLEYALQLQEAVILGDPEENSTNVIGELSPQVNNFTNLDTTVSGVEMTGVDDLSGVSMSRVFSQLVKSEGR; encoded by the coding sequence ATGATGGGTTGTAGAGTTAGAGAGGTAGAACTTCTCATCTGGGTTTGGTTAGTTTTGTGTTTATTATGCCTTTGTATTGGATTTACTCCAACAGATAATTACCTCATAGACTGTGGATCATCCTCAGATACTAAAGTTGGTAGCCGTGTTTTTGTATCTGATAAGTCTGGTTTAAAGTATTTATCAACCTCTCAAGATGTTCTTGCAAAAACCAACTTGAAATCAATCACTTCTTCTAGTGATTCTCCCCTTTATCAAACAGCTAGAGTCTTTACTGAAACCTCACAATACACTTTCTCTGTCACCCCAAATGAAAGACTCTGGATCCGCCTTTATTTCTTTCCATTTGTTTACAATTCTTACAACTTGAACACAGCAAAATTTGCTGTTTCAACAGAAAACCATGTCCTTCTAAACCATTTCAGTGCTTCTGGTGCTTCTGTGAAAGAATTTTCAGTAAATACAACCTCTAATAGTCTTGTTATCACCTTAACACCTTTAGAGAATTCCTTTGCCTTCTTGAATGCTATAGAGGTTGTTTCAGTCCCTGATTTGCTTATAACAGATGATGCCAACACAGCTGATACAAGGCAAGATTTTAATGGTTTGACCTCTTTGGCTTTGGAGACTGTTGCCAGGGTTAACATGGGTGGCTCAATGGTGTCATTTGATAATGATACCCTTTGGAGAACTTGGGTTCCTGATCAGAGTTTTCTTGTAACCAAAAATGGTGTAAGAAATGTCTCAAATATTAAGGCTGTCAAGTATACTGATGGTTTGGCAACCCCTGATACTGCTCCAAGTTCAGTCTATGGAACAGCAACAGCCATGGCTGCTGAAAATGATCCACACAACAATTACAATGTGACTTGGGTGTTCAAGGTGGAACCGGGATTTCGTTACTTCATAAGGTTTCACTTTTGTGATATAGTTAGTTCTTCACCTAATTCACTCTATTTCAATGTGTATGTGGATTCTTGGAATGTTGCTCCTAATCTTGATCTCACTGGTGCTGCATTTAATGTTTTGGCTACTGCAATTTATTCGGATTTCGTTACACTTCCAGCACCTAGCAATAATCTTAGTGTGAGTATTGGACCTTCAACTTTACCTGATGTTGACCCCAATGGCATTTTGAATGGATTGGAGATCATGAAAATGAGCAATTCCAAGGGAAGTCTCAGTAATTCTGACTTTTCTCCTTCGGGTTCGAGCTCAAAGAAGAATGTAGGATTAATTGTTGGTGTGAGTGTAGGAGCTTTTGTTGTAGTGATATTTGCTTTGGTTTTCTTTCTCTTGTgtagaagaaggagaagaatgGCTGAACAAGGCCACTCCAAGACATGGATTCCTTTATCCATTAATGGTTCCCACACCATGGGAAGTAAATATTCCACTAGAACAACCACTAGTATTGCTTCCAACCATGGTTATCGAATTCCCTTTAATGCACTTCAAGAGGCTACACACAGTTTTGATGAGAATTGGGTTATTGGTATTGGTGGTTTTGGGAAGGTTTACAAAGGTGTTTTGAGTGATGGGACTAAAGTGGCTGTTAAGAGAGGAAATCCAAAATCACAACAAGGGCTTGCTGAGTTCCAAACCGAAATTGAGATGCTTTCTCAGTTTCGTCATCGCCATCTTGTTTCATTGATTGGATACTGTGATGAGAAGAATGAGATGATCTTGGTTTATGAATACATGGAGAACGGGACACTGAAGAGTCATCTGTACGGTTCCGGTCTTCCAAGTTTAAGTTGGAAACAAAGGCTTGAAATATGCATTGGTGCAGCTAGAGGACTCCATTACCTTCACACTGGCTATGCTAAAGCAGTTATTCACCGCGATGTGAAGTCTGCAAACATTTTGGTTGATGAAAATCTCATGGCCAAAGTTGCTGATTTCGGTCTTTCCAAAGCAGGGCCAGAAATTGATCAAACTCATGTGAGTACTGCAGTGAAAGGGAGTTTTGGGTACCTTGATCCCGAATATTTCAGAAGGCAACAACTAACAGAAAAATCAGATGTTTATTCATTTGGGGTGGTTTTGTTTGAAGTCCTTTGTGCAAGGCCAGTGATAGATCCAACACTCCCAAGAGAAATGGTCAATTTAGCTGAATGGGCAATGAAATGGCAAACAAAAGGGCAATTGGATCAAATCATAGACTCTACTCTTGTAGGAAAGATTAGACCAGATTCACTCAGAAAGTTTGCTGAAACAGCAGAGAAATGCCTTGCTGACTATGGTGTTGATAGGCCTTCAATGGGAGATGTATTGTGGAATTTGGAATATGCTCTTCAACTTCAAGAGGCAGTAATTCTTGGTGATCCTGAAGAAAACAGTACCAATGTGATCGGGGAGCTCTCCCCACAAGTTAACAACTTCACCAACCTCGACACAACTGTTTCAGGCGTTGAAATGACCGGTGTGGATGATCTTTCGGGTGTTTCCATGAGCAGGGTGTTCTCCCAGCTGGTCAAATCTGAGGGCAGGTGA